The Fusobacterium massiliense DNA window GCAGATAAATAAATTCCACTTTTTTCAACTTTTGAAACTCCACTAGTTATTGCAGATAGAATGTTAACATCATTTCCCATAACTAATATTATAGGTAAACTTACTATTGAAATCAAAAATGACATCTTCATAAAGAAACCTTGTATTCCAAAAGATATACCTTCTATTCTAGCTCCACTTTCTTCACTTATTTGACTACTTATTTCACTAAGCATAGCAGGTGGAAATATAAAAGCTGCTCCAGCTAAAGGTATTCCCATCAGACCAAATAAAACAAATCCAAAACTTTCTGGAATAATTTTTCCTAAAAAATATAATAAAAATGTTACAACTATAAGCATAGCTAAGCAATACAACATAATTTTTCTGTATCCATATTTTTTAGATAATTTATTTGTTGGATAAAAACAAAGTGCTGACATTCCAAATAGTATTGCAGATGCAAGTGTTATTGCTTGTTTCCCATAACCCATAATATCTTCAACATAATAATTCATAATTGCTCTTAAATTATTAAATCCTATAAAGAAAAATAACATTCCAAATAAATATAAAATAAAATTTCTATTTTTTAAAATAATTCCTATTGTATCTTTAAAGCTGACATTTGAAACTTCTCCCGTTGAGTAATCTCTCTCTTTAACAGTAAAAACAGTTATAGCAAGTCCTATAAAAACTATTACACAAAGAGCTAAAATCATTCCCCTTATTCCAAATTGAACATCATTACCACCAATAGCTTTGATTAACATTCCTGGAAGTATTATAGCTATTGCTGTATATGACAATCTAAATACAGACTGCCAAGTTGATAAATTTAATCTATCCTCAGCTGTTCTTCCTATTTCTGGAATCAATGCATTATATGGTGCTCCAACAATAGTATAAAATGTAAAGAACAAAGATCCAACTATCATCAAATAATAAAAACTTGCTGTATCATTACCTCTTGGTGGATAAAAGAATGCTATTGTTGACAATATTAAGGGAATTGTCCCTACAGCAACAAAAGGAATTCTTCTTCCATACTTGCTATTAAACTTATCAGAAAGAAAACCAACCAAAGGATCTGTTATCATATCTACAAATCTAGAAATAGCTAAAGCTAATGAAATAAAAATTGGTGCCATTACTGGCTTTAATCCTGAACTTTCCGGTGGTAAATAAAAATACAGTATCCACTGTGCAAAAATTTGATCTACTATGGCATAGCTCACTCCTAAAGCATATAGAATTTGTATTTTTGTTGTAAGTTTTTTCATAATCACTCCTTGTCAATAATTATCGGATAAGAAATAGATTTATAACTACTTTTTATCTGATAAATATTAGAACACATTTCATTGTACTCAAATAATTTTAATTCTTCATCACTTAAAATTTCTTTTATATTTCTATTTGATGTAAGAATTTTATTATTTTTATAGACATCTTTTTTCTTTAAATAGTTTAAATATTCTTGTCCTTTTTGAGAAAATCCTAAAATTTTTACAAAAGGAATATCTTTTTTTACTCTCTCAGTTATATTTTTATCTAATTTTAATAAAATATGAATTAAAATTCTTTGTAATCTTGATACAGTTAATCTCTTTGTAAGAACTTTATTAAAAAATTCATCGAAAGACAAATTTTCTAAACAACACTTATAAATTCTATTTTCTAAACCAACTTCCATATCTTGAATATCCTTTAGAGAATCAAAATCTGTTAGAATTTTATATTTTATAATATCATAAAATTTTTTTAAATCTAAAATTTTTTCTATATTTTCTTTTAAAACTTCAAAAGAATATATAGGCATAAGCTTTTTTAAATTCTCTAATTCTTCTTTTATTTCTATATTGTTATCTTCTGAAAAAAATGAAAATAATGTCTTTCTAATATAAGAAGCACTTGCTAAATTATCTATTTCTCCATCATAATAACCAACTTTTTCTCTTTTTATTGTATATGGAACTATTTTAGAATTAAAAAAGTCTAACGACCTTAGATACTCAAGACCTAAAATGTCGTTGGACTTTAAATTCAAGTTATTAATTGCATTTGAAAAAGCATTTGGGTATGATAATCCTTCCTTCAAAAATGATTTTATTTTTTCTTGAAACTCCTTACTATCAGTTTCATATTTTATAGCCATTAATTTTTGAATATCATTATTTTCTGAACCAAATACTAATTTATTACAAAAAAGTTTATCTAGAGTTCCAATAGCTCCTCTTGCAAAGAGCTCAGCACTCTGAGTTGAATAAAAAACTGGTAACTCTACTACAATATCTAGTCCTTGAGATAAAGCTATTTTTGTTTTCTCAATTTTATTAATCAAAGATGGCTCTCCTCTTTGAACAAAATCTCCACTCATAACTGCAATTTTTATATTATTTTGAAAAAGTTTGTTAATCTCGTTAATATGATGTAGATGCCCATTATGAAAAGGATTATATTCAACCACTAAGCCAACTACATTTTCAAACATATTAACTCCTTGTTATTTCTTTAATTCTTTATATATTCTAATAGCTCCTTGAATATATGCTTTTTGTGATGTATAGTCATTAGGATATTCTGTTCTTGCATACTCTTGGATTTTTTCTAACTCTTTTTGAGCTATTCCAGATTCAGAAACTATATTTTCTATTTCTTCTTTATTCTTCTTATTTTCGTTTTCAATTTTTTGTTGAACTGCAAGTTGTTCTTCTTTTATTCTGGTAACTAAATTTTGATAATCTGCAATTTCATCATTAACTCTAGATAATTGTTTAGGATAGTTTGCTCCATACATAGAAGTTAATCTTTTTACAATTACCTCTTTATCTGTATTAGGTATCCCAGATTTATCTAATCTTTCCATCATCTCAAAATAAGAATCTTTATACCAATCATAGTTGTCTCTTCTATCTGAACCTGAATAAGTAGAAACAGCTCCACGAATAGCTCTGTCAACATTATCTGGTAGATTTTTTGTTTCCGAATAAGTTAAGCTCCCTATAACTAAGAAAGTTGTCAATAATAACTTTTTCATTTTTATACCTCTCTTTAAATTAGAATAATTCAGGTGCTTTTAAAACTTTTAAATCTTTATCTATTTCAAAAACTAATGGTTTTCCAGTAGTTAAATTTAAGTTTAGTATTTCATCATCAGATATATTTAATAAATATTTTATTAATGCTCTCAAACTATTTCCATGAGCAGCAACTATAACATTCTTTCCAGCTTCTAAACTTTTAGAAATATCTGAATGCCAATAAGGTAATACTCTTGCTATAGTGTCTTTTAAACTTTCTCCCATAGGAATTTCTGCATCAGGTACATCTGCATATCTTCTATCTGACTTTGGATAATATTCACTGTTTTCATCTATTGCTGGTGGATTAATATCAAAACTTCTTCTCCAAATATGAACTTGTTCATCTCCATATTTTTTTGCAGTTTCAGCTTTATTCAATCCTTGTAAAGCACCGTAGTGTCTTTCATTTAGTCTCCAAGATTTATTTACAGGAATATATAATTCATCCATTTCTTCTAAAACATAGTTTAAAGTTTTTATAGCTCTTTTTAAGTATGAAGTATAAGCTACATCAAAAACTAATCCCATTTCTTTTAAAGCTCTTCCAGCTGCTTTAGCTTCTTCTGTTCCTTTAGGGCTTAAATCTACATCTTTCCACCCTGTAAATCTATTTTCTAAATTCCATTGACTTTCTCCATGACGAATTAAAACTAATTTCATTATTGCCTCCTAAAATTTATTTTTTATTAATTTAAAATATTTTACTATATATACTATAACATTTCAAATATTTTTTAATCATTATTTATTTATGATTTTTTATTTCTCTATTTTGATAAATAATTTTTCTTTTTTTGCACTGTAGCTAAAATCTTATCTATAGAATAAATAGAATCTCCTGACAGCGCTTTTAGTATTTAATTTTATACTTTCCTAAAATAAATAAAGTTGACGTCCGTATTAGTTCGAAGAGCCTGTATTCATTGAGCTCGTAGAACTCATACGGCTGTCAAGAGACTAATTTTAATATTTAAAATTATACTTTCTTATATAATAAAAAATCAATTTATAATGTTGCACTTAATATAAATATATACAAAATAATATCTAATTTATTTAGTTGACTTTATATATTTAAAGTATTATAATAAACTCAATAAGTAAAGTTTTTTTGAAACTTATTTTTAATTCAATTTTACTGTTTGCTTTTAACACAATTATTTGTAATTTTTTAACTATATTTAAGGAGGTTTTTATATGTTATTTAAGACGACTGAAGAACATGAAACACTTCGTATGCAAGTTAGAGAATTTGTTGAAACAGAAATTAAACCTATTGCAGCAATACTTGACAAAGAAAACAAATTCCCACACGAAGCGATTAAGAAATTTGGAAAAATGGGATTTATGGGCTTACCTTATCCAAAGGAATACGGTGGAGCAGGAAAAGATATTTTAAGTTATGCTATAGCTGTTGAAGAACTATCTAGAGTTGACGGTGGAACAGGAGTTATTCTATCTGCTCATGTATCATTAGGTTCATATCCTATATATGCTTTTGGTACAGAAGAACAAAAGAAAAAATATCTTACACCATTAGCTAAAGGGGAAAAATTAGGAGCATTCGGTTTAACAGAACCTAATGCTGGTTCAGATGCTGGTGGAACTGAAACAACTGCTGTCAAAGAAGGAGATTACTATATATTAAATGGTGAAAAAATCTTTATAACAAATGCTGATGTTGCAGAAACTTATGTAGTTTTTGCTGTTACTACTCCTGATATTGGAACAAAAGGTATAAGTGCCTTTATTGTTGAAAAAGGTTGGGAAGGATTTACATTTGGAGATCACTATGATAAATTAGGTATCCGTTCATCTTCAACTTGTCAATTATTATTTAATAATGTTAAAGTTCCTAAAGAAAATCTTTTAGGAAAAGAAGGAGAAGGATTTAAAATAGCTATGTCTACTCTTGATGGAGGACGTATAGGTATAGCTGCACAAGCACTAGGAATTGCACAAGGAGCTTTTGAACATGCTCTTGAATATGCAAAAGAAAGAGAACAATTTGGAAAACCAATAGCTTTCCAACAAGCTGTTTCATTTAAACTTGCTGATATGGCAACTAAACTAAGAACAGCTAGATTTTTAATATATAGTGCTGCTGAATTAAAAGAACACCACGAACCTTATGGAATGGAATCTGCTATGGCTAAACAATATGCTTCTGATATAGCTCTTGAAGTAGTTAATGATGCATTACAAATATTTGGAGGTTCTGGATACTTAAAAGGAATGGAAGTAGAAAGAGCATACAGAGATGCAAAAATCACTACTATTTATGAAGGAACAAACGAAATTCAAAGAGTTGTTATAGCAGCTCATTTAATAGGAAAAGCTCCTAAATCAGATGCAGTAGCAGTTGCTAAAAAGAAAAAAGGCCCAGTTACAGGACCTAGAAAGAATATAATTTTTAAAGATGGATCTGCTAAAGATAAAGTTGTTGCACTAGTTGCTGCACTAAAAGCAGATGGCTATGATTTTACTGTTGGTATTCCTCTTGACACTCCAATTGGAAAATCTGAAAGAGTTGTAAGTGCCGGTAAAGGAATTGGAGATAAGAAAAATATGAAGCTAATTGAAAAATTAGCTCAACAAGCAGGTGCTTCAGTTGGCTGCTCTAGACCAGTAGCAGAAACATTACAATATTTGCCACTTGATCGTTATGTAGGAATGTCTGGACAAAAATTTATGGGAAATCTTTATATAGCTTGTGGAATTTCAGGGGCTTTACAACATCTAAAAGGAATTAAAGATGCAACAACAATCGTTGCTATAAACACAAATGCAAATGCACCAATATTCAAAAATGCCGACTATGGAATAGTTGGAGATGTAACAGAAATTTTACCTTTACTTACAAAAGAATTAGATAATGGAGAAGCTAAAAAAGATGCACCTCCTATGAAAAAAATGAAAAGAAATATACCTAAGGTTACATATAACCCTCATGTGTATGTATGTAGTGGTTGTGGTCATGAATATAATCCTGAAATAGGAGATGAAAATTCTGATATCAAACCAGGAACTAGATTTAAAGATTTACCTGAAGATTGGACTTGTCCTGACTGTGGAGATCCAAAATCTGGATATATAGATGCTAAATAGATAAATATAATTGAGGAGGATATCTTATGTATAATGTTAGAAAAATAACTAAAGATCTTTATTGGATTGGAGCAAACGATCGTCGTCTTGCACTTTTTGAAAATATACACCCTATCCCAGAAGGAGTGTCATATAATTCATATATGCTACTAGATGAAAAAACAGTAGTTTTCGATACTGTTGATTGGTCTGTAACAAGACAATATATTGAAAATATAGAATATTTATTAAACGGTAGAGAATTAGACTACTTAGTAGTACATCATATGGAACCTGATCATTGTGGTTCAATTGAAGAGTTAACTCTTCGTTATCCAAATTTAAAAATAATCTCTTCTGAAAAAGGATTTATGTTCATGAGACAATTTGGATATAAAAGCATAAATAGTCATCAATTAATTGAAGTAAAGGAAGGAGATAAATTCAATTTTGGTAAACATGAAATTGTGTTCCTAGAAGCTCCTATGGTTCACTGGCCAGAAGTTTTAGTAAGTTTTGATACAACTAATGGTGCTTTATTCTCAGCTGATGCCTTTGGTTCATTTAAGTCTCTTGATGGAAGATTATTTAATGATGAAGTAAATTGGGATAAAGATTGGTTAGACGAAGGACGTCGTTATCTAACAAATATTGTTGGAAAATATGGACCTCATATACAACTTTTATTAAAAAAAGCAGCTCCCATTGTAGATAAAATTAAATTTATATGTCCTTTACACGGGGTAGTTTGGAGAAACGATTTTGGATATTTAATTGATAAATATGATAAATGGAGTAGATATGAACCTGAAGAAAAAGGGATTGTAGTTGCTTATGCATCAATGTATGGAAATACAGAAAATGCTGTAGAAATTCTAGTATCTAAATTGGCAGAAAAAGGAATTACAAATATAAAAATGTTTGATGTATCTAACACTCATGTTTCTTATTTAATTTCAAATGTTTTTAAATATAGCCATTTAGTTATAGCTTCTCCTACATATAATTTAGGAATTTATCCAGTTATCCATAATTTTGTAATGGATATGAAAGCATTAAATTTACAAAATAGAACAGTTGCAATAGTTGAAAATGGTTCTTGGGCAAGAAAATCTGGAGATTTGTTACAAGAATTCTTTGAAACTGAAATAAAAGAAATGACTGTTTTAAATGAAAAAGTTGGATTAACTTCTGCAGCTAACAATGTTAACCTTGAAGAAATAGATACACTTGTTGATGCTTTGGTTGAATCTTTGAATAAATAATTATAATTTAAAATGCACTCTTATTCTTAAAAAAGAATAAAAGTGCATTTTTTTATTTTATAGGAAAGCATAAAATCAAATAACAAAAATTAGTCTCCAACGTCCGTATTAGTTCGAAGAGCCTGTGTTCATTGAGCTCGTAGAACTCATACGGCTGTCAAGAGACTTTTCTTATTTAATATATTATCTGCTCCATCTATCTAATGGGGATAAATATTGAGGATATGCTAAATACATAGCTTTAGAATTTATATTGTTTAGTTCTAACTTTGTCTTATTTTCTTTTTTAGATAAATTATCTAGTTGCATAACTCTATCAGAAACTTCTACTTGATACCATGTATCTGCATTAAAAAAGTTTGGTCTTTTCATAAAAGATGATAAAAGATTTCTTAATTTTTTAACATCTTTTTCTTTTAAATCATCTTTTTTAGAAAAATTCACAATTTTTTCCCATTCTTCTTTATCAGCAACAACTTCTTTTATATATTTTGAGGGATTATCTAAACGTGAATTTGAAGACATTACCATATATCTTACTAATCCTATCGGATCTTTGATATTTGTTTCTTCTAAGAAAAATTTTCTAGGCATTCTTTTTACATATCCATTCATTATTTCTACAAAATGATCAAAGTCTTCATCTGACATTTGTTCAGCAGGTATTTTTGATAATGCATCTAAGAAATAATACTCTTTTTCAGTCATTCTTCCATGTCTTCTTAAATTTAATATAGGATTTTCTTCTCCATACCAATCTGGTAATTTAGCTTCAGAAACCATAACTTGAGATATAGTTACATCCCAATTGTGAGCAGCTTCTTTAGTTATAGAGTATTTTTGTACTAAATTTTCTTTAGTTTTTGTTGAACTACAAGATGCAAAAGTAAAAACTATTGCTAAAATAAATAATATTTTTTTCATTTTACCCCCCTTATAATCTTCCACAACATTTATCATAAGCTTTTCCACTACCACAAGGACAACTATCTCCTTCATTTACAACTTCATTAACTTCTTCTTCATCTTCGTTGTTTTCTATTTTTTCTTCTTCAGAACTTACCATAACTTTAAACATAAATGATGAAACTTGCTCTTGAATATTTTCTATCATTACTTCAAATATTTCACTTGATATTAATTTATACTCAGTTACAGGGTCTCTTTGTCCATAAGCTCTCAAATAGATACTTTCTCTAAGACCATCTAAAGATTTTAAGTGTTCTCTCCATCTATTATCAACAACTTCGAATAAAATATACTTTTCTAGTTTTCTCATAAAATCTGAACCTATTTGAGCTTCTTTTTCATTGTATCTATTTTCTAAAATAGTATAAATTCTTTCTGCATATTCTTCTTTAGTCATTCTTAGATATGCTTTATCATCTTCTTCTTCATAGTTATAGTAATCTTTTAAATATTCATTTAATCCATTAATATCCCAATCTTCTCTCATTTCTGTAGAGAATCTAGCAAAAACTTTTTCTGTAACA harbors:
- a CDS encoding MFS transporter encodes the protein MKKLTTKIQILYALGVSYAIVDQIFAQWILYFYLPPESSGLKPVMAPIFISLALAISRFVDMITDPLVGFLSDKFNSKYGRRIPFVAVGTIPLILSTIAFFYPPRGNDTASFYYLMIVGSLFFTFYTIVGAPYNALIPEIGRTAEDRLNLSTWQSVFRLSYTAIAIILPGMLIKAIGGNDVQFGIRGMILALCVIVFIGLAITVFTVKERDYSTGEVSNVSFKDTIGIILKNRNFILYLFGMLFFFIGFNNLRAIMNYYVEDIMGYGKQAITLASAILFGMSALCFYPTNKLSKKYGYRKIMLYCLAMLIVVTFLLYFLGKIIPESFGFVLFGLMGIPLAGAAFIFPPAMLSEISSQISEESGARIEGISFGIQGFFMKMSFLISIVSLPIILVMGNDVNILSAITSGVSKVEKSGIYLSALSSVFFFVISFIFYYKYEEKK
- the gpmA gene encoding 2,3-diphosphoglycerate-dependent phosphoglycerate mutase — protein: MKLVLIRHGESQWNLENRFTGWKDVDLSPKGTEEAKAAGRALKEMGLVFDVAYTSYLKRAIKTLNYVLEEMDELYIPVNKSWRLNERHYGALQGLNKAETAKKYGDEQVHIWRRSFDINPPAIDENSEYYPKSDRRYADVPDAEIPMGESLKDTIARVLPYWHSDISKSLEAGKNVIVAAHGNSLRALIKYLLNISDDEILNLNLTTGKPLVFEIDKDLKVLKAPELF
- a CDS encoding FprA family A-type flavoprotein, coding for MYNVRKITKDLYWIGANDRRLALFENIHPIPEGVSYNSYMLLDEKTVVFDTVDWSVTRQYIENIEYLLNGRELDYLVVHHMEPDHCGSIEELTLRYPNLKIISSEKGFMFMRQFGYKSINSHQLIEVKEGDKFNFGKHEIVFLEAPMVHWPEVLVSFDTTNGALFSADAFGSFKSLDGRLFNDEVNWDKDWLDEGRRYLTNIVGKYGPHIQLLLKKAAPIVDKIKFICPLHGVVWRNDFGYLIDKYDKWSRYEPEEKGIVVAYASMYGNTENAVEILVSKLAEKGITNIKMFDVSNTHVSYLISNVFKYSHLVIASPTYNLGIYPVIHNFVMDMKALNLQNRTVAIVENGSWARKSGDLLQEFFETEIKEMTVLNEKVGLTSAANNVNLEEIDTLVDALVESLNK
- a CDS encoding acyl-CoA dehydrogenase family protein, encoding MLFKTTEEHETLRMQVREFVETEIKPIAAILDKENKFPHEAIKKFGKMGFMGLPYPKEYGGAGKDILSYAIAVEELSRVDGGTGVILSAHVSLGSYPIYAFGTEEQKKKYLTPLAKGEKLGAFGLTEPNAGSDAGGTETTAVKEGDYYILNGEKIFITNADVAETYVVFAVTTPDIGTKGISAFIVEKGWEGFTFGDHYDKLGIRSSSTCQLLFNNVKVPKENLLGKEGEGFKIAMSTLDGGRIGIAAQALGIAQGAFEHALEYAKEREQFGKPIAFQQAVSFKLADMATKLRTARFLIYSAAELKEHHEPYGMESAMAKQYASDIALEVVNDALQIFGGSGYLKGMEVERAYRDAKITTIYEGTNEIQRVVIAAHLIGKAPKSDAVAVAKKKKGPVTGPRKNIIFKDGSAKDKVVALVAALKADGYDFTVGIPLDTPIGKSERVVSAGKGIGDKKNMKLIEKLAQQAGASVGCSRPVAETLQYLPLDRYVGMSGQKFMGNLYIACGISGALQHLKGIKDATTIVAINTNANAPIFKNADYGIVGDVTEILPLLTKELDNGEAKKDAPPMKKMKRNIPKVTYNPHVYVCSGCGHEYNPEIGDENSDIKPGTRFKDLPEDWTCPDCGDPKSGYIDAK
- a CDS encoding tRNA(Met) cytidine acetate ligase, whose amino-acid sequence is MFENVVGLVVEYNPFHNGHLHHINEINKLFQNNIKIAVMSGDFVQRGEPSLINKIEKTKIALSQGLDIVVELPVFYSTQSAELFARGAIGTLDKLFCNKLVFGSENNDIQKLMAIKYETDSKEFQEKIKSFLKEGLSYPNAFSNAINNLNLKSNDILGLEYLRSLDFFNSKIVPYTIKREKVGYYDGEIDNLASASYIRKTLFSFFSEDNNIEIKEELENLKKLMPIYSFEVLKENIEKILDLKKFYDIIKYKILTDFDSLKDIQDMEVGLENRIYKCCLENLSFDEFFNKVLTKRLTVSRLQRILIHILLKLDKNITERVKKDIPFVKILGFSQKGQEYLNYLKKKDVYKNNKILTSNRNIKEILSDEELKLFEYNEMCSNIYQIKSSYKSISYPIIIDKE